In Solanum pennellii chromosome 3, SPENNV200, a single window of DNA contains:
- the LOC107015044 gene encoding zinc finger protein BRUTUS-like has translation MATQGREGGGGVAVLCGGGVNAVDSSASSSNGVLEKETGGKQESPILFFLFFHKAIRLELDALHRSALAYATGQLEDIQPLLKRYRFLRSVYKHHCHAEDEVIFPALDIRVKNVAPTYSLEHKGENDLFDHLFEILNSEKQNCERFPRELASCTGALQTSVSQHMSKEEEQVFPLLTEKFSMDEQASLVWQFLCSIPVNMMKKFLPWLSSSISPDEHKDMQKCLSMIIPKEKLLQQVIFSWMEGGKCVTAVGGHDVDADPPCSVDFNSVTETYASGNEKCVCESSSPGKRKFRIKGDTFDTDSGNPIDEVLHWHNAIKRELDEIAAEARRIELAGELSSLTAFYARLQFIAQVCIFHSIAEDKVIFPAVDGGLSFFQEHAEEEIQFNELRCLIESIQCTEVNSTSAAEFFSKLYSQADLIIETIKQHFHNEEVQVLPLARKHFTRDRQRKLLYQSLCLMPLKLMEQVLPWLVGPLSEDEARSFLKNLQLAASEADTALVTLLSGWACKGRTDGACLSSSVTGCCAVKRFADIEEYYTGAPCPCFLSVHSDDSKRPFKRNLNSLCSKDDTLDLSKGVNACNISCNDQSCRVPGLGVSDNNLVLTTISTPKSLRSLTFSSAAPSLESSLFIWETDCTSSQPNHKVHPIDTIFKFHKAIQKDLEYLDVESGKLSDCPETFLRQFIGRFRLLWGLYRAHSNAEDEIVFPELESKEALHNVSHSYMLDHKQEEKLFEDISSALADLSELHIGLKEAYQKESGRSILESTGLYHRDCKRKYNELATKVQGMCKSIRVSLDQHIFREEHELWPLFGKHFSMEEQDIIVGRIIGSTGAEVLQSMLPWVTSALTQDEQNKMMDTLKQATRNTMFSEWLNDCWRRNPEVSSQSEALQNSYTNRGVDSHEGLDQSDHMFKPGWKDIFRMNQTELESEIRKVHWDSTLDPRRKSYLIQNLMTSRWIASQQKSQASTEEISRSEDVVGYSPSFRDKEKQIFGCEHYKRNCKLLAACCGKLFACRFCHDEVSDHSMDRKATLEMMCMRCLKVQPIRPSCTTPSCNGFSMAKYYCSICKFFDDERPIYHCPSCNLCRVGHGLGIDFYHCMKCNCCLGKGLVDHKCLEKALETNCPICCEFLFTSSATVRPLPCGHYMHSACFQEYASSNYICPICSKSMGNMAVYFGMLDALLANEVLPEEYRNHWQDILCNDCEQKCRTPFHWLYHKCGFCGSYNTRVITLPTTASDCPT, from the exons ATGGCGACTCAAGGGAGAGAGGGAGGTGGAGGAGTAGCGGTTTTATGTGGTGGGGGAGTCAATGCGGTGGATTCCTCTGCTTCGTCTTCTAATGGAGTTTTGGAAAAGGAGACTGGTGGTAAGCAGGAGTCTCcaattctcttttttcttttttttcataagGCAATTCGGCTGGAGCTTGATGCACTTCACCGTTCGGCGTTGGCGTATGCTACTGGACAATTGGAAGATATACAGCCTTTGCTAAAGCGGTACCGTTTTCTTAGATCAGTTTACAAGCACCATTGCCATGCTGAGGATGAG GTGATCTTTCCAGCTCTTGATATACGTGTGAAGAACGTAGCGCCAACATACTCCTTAGAGCACAAAGGTGAAAATGATCTTTTTGATCACCTTTTTGAGATCTTAAATTCTGAGAAGCAGAATTGCGAAAGATTTCCACGGGAGCTAGCATCTTGTACTGGGGCGTTGCAAACTTCTGTTAGTCAGCACATGTCAAAAGAGGAAGAACAG GTGTTCCCTTTGCTCACTGAGAAATTCTCAATGGATGAGCAGGCATCACTTGTTTGGCAATTCCTTTGTAGCATTCCTGtgaatatgatgaaaaagttcCTTCCCTGGCTTTCATCCTCTATATCACCTGATGAGCACAAGGATATGCAGAAGTGCTTGTCTATGATTATTCCAAAAGAGAAGCTTCTCCAACAG GTAATTTTCTCCTGGATGGAAGGTGGAAAGTGTGTCACTGCAGTTGGTGGGCATGATGTTGATGCTGACCCTCCATGCTCTGTGGATTTTAACTCTGTCACTGAAACTTATGCTTCAGGAAACGAGAAGTGTGTGTGTGAATCTTCCAGCCCTGGGAAAAGAAAATTCAGGATAAAGGGTGATACTTTTGATACTGATTCTGGAAATCCAATTGATGAAGTATTGCATTGGCATAATGCTATTAAGAGAGAGTTAGATGAAATAGCAGCAGAGGCTAGAAGAATTGAGTTGGCGGGAGAATTATCTAGTTTGACAGCTTTTTATGCAAGACTTCAGTTTATAGCTCAAGTCTGCATATTTCACAG CATTGCAGAGGACAAGGTCATATTTCCTGCAGTAGATGGAGGGCTCTCCTTCTTCCAAGAGCATGCTGAGGAAGAAATTCAATTTAATGAGCTACGTTGCCTGATCGAGAGCATTCAATGCACAGAAGTCAATTCCACCTCAGCTGCTGAATTTTTCTCCAAATTATATTCTCAGGCTGACTTAATTATTGAGACAATTAAACAACACTTTCACAATGAAGAAGTTCAG GTTCTTCCTCTTGCTCGAAAGCATTTTACCCGGGACAGACAGAGGAAACTTTTGTACCAAAGTTTGTGTTTAATGCCATTGAAGTTGATGGAACAAGTCTTACCTTGGCTAGTGGGACCACTGTCTGAAGATGAAGCCAGAAGTTTTTTAAAGAACTTGCAGCTAGCAG CTTCAGAAGCTGATACTGCTTTGGTGACCCTATTATCTGGCTGGGCATGTAAAGGACGTACAGATGGTGCATGTTTGTCTTCTAGTGTCACTGGTTGCTGCGCTGTTAAAAGATTTGCTGACATTGAAGAATATTATACTGGAGCACCTTGTCCATGTTTTCTCTCTGTCCATTCTGATGATTCTAAGAGGCCATTCAAAAGAAACCTTAATTCTCTTTGCTCGAAAGATGATACATTGGACTTGTCCAAGGGTGTAAATGCTTGTAATATATCTTGCAATGATCAGTCATGTCGTGTCCCAGGATTGGGAGTTAGTGATAATAATCTAGTACTAACTACTATATCCACACCAAAATCTCTTCGTTCGTTGACCTTCAGCTCTGCTGCTCCTTCTCTTGAGTCAAGCCTCTTTATCTGGGAGACAGATTGTACCTCTTCTCAACCCAACCATAAAGTGCATCCCATTGACACCATATTCAAATTTCATAAGGCGATACAAAAAGATTTGGAGTATCTTGATGTTGAATCTGGTAAGCTTAGTGACTGTCCGGAGACTTTTCTTCGGCAGTTCATTGGAAGATTCCGGTTGCTTTGGGGTTTGTACAGAGCCCACAGTAATGCCGAGGATGAGATAGTTTTTCCTGAACTTGAATCTAAAGAAGCACTCCACAATGTGTCTCATTCCTATATGTTGGACCATAAGCAGGAGGAGAAGCTGTTTGAAGACATATCATCTGCCCTTGCTGATCTTTCGGAACTTCACATAGGGTTGAAGGAGGCCTACCAGAAGGAATCCGGGAGGAGTATTCTCGAGTCTACTGGCCTGTATCATAGAGATTGCAAAAGAAAATACAATGAGCTTGCCACAAAGGTTCAAGGAATGTGTAAATCAATCAGAGTTAGCCTGGATCAGCATATATTCAGAGAAGAACATGAGCTGTGGCCACTATTTGGCAAGCATTTCTCTATGGAGGAACAAGACATAATTGTTGGTCGTATAATTGGAAGCACAGGGGCTGAAGTACTTCAGTCAATGCTGCCTTGGGTAACTTCTGCTCTTACTCAGGATGAGCAGAATAAGATGATGGACACCTTAAAGCAGGCTACAAGAAACACCATGTTTAGTGAATGGCTCAACGATTGTTGGAGACGAAATCCAGAAGTTTCTTCGCAGTCTGAAGCCTTGCAAAATAGCTATACAAACAGAG GTGTTGATTCACATGAAGGCTTGGATCAGAGTGACCATATGTTCAAACCCGGTTGGAAAGACATTTTCCGTATGAATCAAACAGAACTTGAGTCGGAGATTAGAAAAGTTCACTGGGATTCAACGCTTGATCCAAGGAGGAAATCTTATTTAATTCAAAATCTGATGACCAG CCGTTGGATAGCCTCTCAGCAGAAATCACAAGCATCAACAGAAGAAATCTCACGTAGTGAAGATGTTGTTGGGTATTCACCATCTTTTCGAGATAAGGAGAAGCAGATTTTTGGATGTGAACACTACAAAAGAAACTGCAAACTTCTTGCAGCTTGCTGTGGAAAATTGTTTGCATGCAGATTCTGCCATGATGAAGTGAGCGACCATTCAATGGACAG GAAAGCGacactagagatgatgtgcaTGCGTTGCTTAAAAGTTCAACCAATTAGACCCAGCTGCACGACACCATCATGCAATGGATTTTCCATGGCGAAATACTATTGCAGTATATGCAAGTTCTTTGACGACGAGAG GCCGATATATCACTGCCCTTCTTGCAACCTTTGTCGTGTTGGACATGGTCTTGGAATTGATTTTTATCATTGCATGAAATGCAATTGTTGTCTGGGAAAAGGTTTGGTAGATCACAAGTGTTTGGAGAAGGCGTTAGAAACAAATTGTCCCATTTGCTGTGAGTTTTTGTTTACTTCCAGTGCAACAGTTAGACCTCTGCCTTGTGGGCATTACATGCACTCGGCTTGCTTTCAG GAATATGCTTCCAGTAACTACATTTGCCCGATATGCAGCAAATCCATGGGTAATATGGCG GTTTATTTTGGAATGCTCGATGCTCTGCTGGCTAATGAGGTTCTTCCAGAGGAGTACCGGAATCATTGGCAG GATATTCTTTGCAATGATTGTGAACAGAAATGCCGGACACCCTTCCATTGGTTGTATCACAAGTGTGGGTTCTGCGGATCTTACAACACCAGAGTCATTACACTGCCTACAACAGCTTCTGACTGCCCTACCTGA